One Scomber scombrus chromosome 23, fScoSco1.1, whole genome shotgun sequence genomic window, TGCTATGTAACATTTATTAGATTAATGGAAAATGTATTATGTTAACATCAAAGCTTATGCTACAGATTACGTTGTTGTTACGTTAATGGTTGATGATATTTATGCAAAGGTATTACACAGTGTCAGCAGTTGTGTAACATCTTATTTAACATGCCTGTGTAGAAATATTATGAAGAATTTGGAAGTTCTTACAGATAATTTCTGAGTGTCTCCGTCCAGCACCCTCTCCAGGTAGAGCTGCTTGATCTCTCTTTCTAATCTGGATGGGAGGCCGGGGTACATGGTGCTCCCTCCTGATAGAACAATGTGTTTATAGAAGTCTgacctgcaaaaaaaagaggaagaaatataGTAGATGGGGAAGTGAAGTACTTTGTCTATTTACATTCCCTTCCCCCAGGTGATCCACTGTTCCCTGTTGTGTTTACGTTGGTTTGGGATTAAGTAAAGACAGCAACAATGAGATTCAGACCTGAGGTCAATGTCCGCAGCCTGGATGGTGTTAAACAGCAGCTCAGCCACTCCTGCTCCCTCAATGTTGATGAGGTGAGGCTGGAAGAGGGCTTCAGGAGCCCCAAACCTCTCTCCGCCCACCTTCACCTGCCGGCCGTCAGGGAGCTAGGAGTGGGGAGTGAAGACTTTAGGAGGATCAACTCGGTCAGCCAAGCATAATATACAGAGTTTAATCTAATTTcacacacagtgatgtcagAAGAGTAGTTTAACATTGAGAAATATTGtaattagatgagaagattgaaacattttcatctaactcctggcaagaaaacaaaatctcAAACTACAACTGCATGacttccccccaaaaaaaagcttTCCTGAGATTTTGTTTTTCACCGTACAGTATAGGACTCCACCAGGTAGGTGGTCTCTGTGGCCAGTCGCTGCTCCTGCTCGATGTTGTATCCCACATAGCAGAGTTTCTCCTTCAGCATCCGCACAGTCTCGAAGTCAGCCGAGTGGTTGAAGGCGTAACCGCGTAGGAGCAGGAGCTGAAGGCAAGAAGATAAAAGGTGACTTGTTAATGCTAAATTTTACTTGAACCTAATACCTTCCTcattttttctactttcctATCAGTGGATTGTTCTTTATGTGTAATATTCAAACATCTACATCTCAAACTCTGAAGTGAGAGTTTCACCGCTCACCTTGATGAGGTACCGTGTGATGTCACGTCCGGCAATGTCCAGCCTGCGTGTGAGGTGGGGTAAAGAAAAGCCCTCGTACACCGGACAGATGTGGGTGACACCATCCCCCGAATCGACAACTACACCGGTCAGCAAACCTGAGCACGGGATAATTTCACATTGACGTACTCTAGTAATAATCACTAAATATATACCCTTTAATCAGTAGGAAACAGACAGAACAGAGGAGATGCAGGGTGGCCTGGAGCTGACCAGGACAGAGAAGTTTGATCTTGATAAATCACTGAAGCAACAAAAACCTAagatgaaaatgttgttttcttacCCTGAGCGTACAGAGTCAGAACAGCCTGAATTGCCACGTAGATGCCGTGGAACTGGTACTTCTCAAACATGACCTCTGCGATCTTCTCACGATTCTTGGTGGGGTTCATGGGCGGCTCGGTCAGCAGGATCTTGACGATATAGAAATTGAATACAACTGAGCAACCTTTGTCTTTtatcaacaataacaaaatgCATTTGGCAAACAGTTTTAAATGCAGACATCATATGTACCTTGCATTCTGAAGGGTTGATGTCCAGGCGCTCGGGGCCAAAGGTGTAATCCCACAGGTGGAGCATGTCATCCCAACTGCGCACCATGCCGTTCTCCATGGGGTACGACACCTCCAGCAAGGAGCGACATTCACTGGCCTCGTCCCCCACCATCAGGTCCTGGGTAAAGATATCAGGACAAGTTCAGCCACCAGAGAAGATGTGCAGAGtattgtatgtactgtatggtTAGTCTGAAacgtttttgtttgttttgttactgGATAATCTAATAATTGATCAcaaaaaatgagtaaaactaggtattgttttaaaatactcGATGCATTAGTTTTCACGTTTCAAGCATCTGAATAGTCTAAAGTTTAGCTTATTCATATAAGATTTATTATTTCTCAACAAAGTATGTCTTCTTTCGATACTTGACACCTATTATTCCCCTTTTATTTGGTACTCAAAAAGTATTGAGGTTGAATACCTAGCCCTACAAAGGAAAGGATCAACCATTTtttgaaataattatataaagcccccccctccaaaaaaaaaaaaaaaaaaaaaaaaccctcaagaATAATCCTCACTAAAGGGACACCTAATTCACCTTCACAGCTTATTTGTTATGCCTTGCCATTTGAACTGCTGCCTTATAGAATATCTGTGTGCAGCTTTATGAGGATTTAAAGGGTAAAAGGTCTGAATAATCTGTTTGACCTCAATGTGTGCGAGTGTTCTCAGGTTACATGAGCATATGAACTTAACTGTGTCTTAGCGAGCTAACAGGTGTACACTTCTAAGACACTTTAATACGTATGAGCTGCAAGATAAGAAGAGCTGAGGGAGCTGAGGTAGGTCAGGTGTTTAATTAGCTGAACAAATCTTGTAGTGTTTGTCCAGACTCACCAGTTAATCACTTCTTTTGctttttataaaatacattaacatatAGATAGGGCTGCAGTCATTTTGTAATAAAAGGCTGTATAAAAGTTGGTGACTGTTAGTCAAACTAGGAGgttttataattacataatGCAAAAGATGTGTGTGATTCTTATGTTTAATTCAGCTGTAATCTCCATGTTCACAACCAAAACATGAGCAATGATTGACCTCACCTTTATCTCGATGTTGCCCACTTTGGTGCTCGATCGTATGACCGGTCGACCCACCATGGCAGGGAAGATGTGGTCAGGGAAGTTGGATCCAGCAAAGCCACACTTGACAAACTGGTGGAGGGATGTGAGAatgaaacacaaatatgaagttctcctttttttaaatgtttttttatgttgactGAAACAGAAGTTTGTGTTGTGTAGCTCTTAATTACCACCACACATTAATCTTACTGTTGCATGAAACTGACTTTAGTATGGATAACTTCCATGAATAAACCAGTTCCATTCAGTTTATTAATCCAGGAGTAGGCTTAATCTGTATCCAGGAAACCGACCTGTGGTGTATTGTTATGGTGCTTTTACCAGATTGTCTTTCATTTATGAGACAAATGCCATTGCATTTATAAAAGCATGTGGAATAATTCATTTGGCAAGCACAGGGATATAAATATAATGCTACATTGCCTTTAAATGGCGTGACATTATCTGCAGAGCGCTCTGTTTCTCTGCTTGTCGTGACTACACCTTACTGTTGTGTCTCAGCTTGTCTTTATGGTCATAGACACATTCCTTAGCCTGGAGGGATGAAATACATTCCAACCAAAGGCTGCAAGTGAAGGTAAAAATGGGCTACAGCCACTGACTTCAGGTACGGTTCACGCCTAATCTTTCTCTAAACTTCAATGCTTGGATCAATCATCAATATTTAAATTCCACATTGCAGAACTGAAGAGCCGCTCCTTAGATTTCAGTACCTCAAAT contains:
- the zgc:101810 gene encoding actin-related protein 2, producing the protein MDSEGRKVVVCDNGTGFVKCGFAGSNFPDHIFPAMVGRPVIRSSTKVGNIEIKDLMVGDEASECRSLLEVSYPMENGMVRSWDDMLHLWDYTFGPERLDINPSECKILLTEPPMNPTKNREKIAEVMFEKYQFHGIYVAIQAVLTLYAQGLLTGVVVDSGDGVTHICPVYEGFSLPHLTRRLDIAGRDITRYLIKLLLLRGYAFNHSADFETVRMLKEKLCYVGYNIEQEQRLATETTYLVESYTLPDGRQVKVGGERFGAPEALFQPHLINIEGAGVAELLFNTIQAADIDLRSDFYKHIVLSGGSTMYPGLPSRLEREIKQLYLERVLDGDTQKLSKFKIRIEDPPRRKHMVFLGGAVLANIMKDKDSFWLSRAEYEEKGLGVLQKLGGGIR